Genomic segment of Eupeodes corollae chromosome 2, idEupCoro1.1, whole genome shotgun sequence:
AacttaacattttattcaaagtaaataagacattaaaaatatttaaacaaaatatttaagatagGGATTATAGATTATTTAAAGCATTTAGGTAcactttcatttcaaattttggGAATGGTTTGGTAGATATTAGATTTAGGCATAcgttccatccctgacaactttactcgcacaaaagaatggttaagagttgtaagtcactaggccttagttcccaatggattgttgcgccacAACATATCGTCGTCGTTCTTTGAAAACTCCCTAAGTAAATTTTccgcaaaaatgaaataaatacactaagttcatgcaaatgacaaaatttatattttttcaaaactctctAAGCTTTACGatgcaccatttttaaattataaagaattaaaattcctaaaatctattaatttgcatgttgatttcaaacttttaatgcaaatatctcgaaacacaaaaaatggagttttaatagaacgacgacgatatGTTCCTTGTAAGTGAATACTTTTATAAGTTCGTTGAATTATTTCAAATGTGTCGttagcttcaaatttattttactatatCAAAGTTATtgagaatatattattttaagagaACAAATCAACAAACGTATTTTTGATACAACCGTGATTTTATTACAAGTCATGGGGTAAAaagttacacagataataataacTCAGTAAGTTCTTACttgaactaaaaaattaaagaaaagattATTGGTAATATAAGATATTGTTTATGGAAACggcaaaatcaaaaacaagacatttttttaggattctttttaaataatactaCTCATCGTCATTAAGTACCTACTACCTATGGGCAAATTTTAAAACTCCTTTTGAGCTTTGTCAAGGTACAAAAAAGGGTACAATCGGTTTATTACTCGCTTTTGAGTTAAACATCTGAGACATAGAGTGAGCATTAAGAAATATGGGAGTCGTTAGGAAGGTgtttatgtatattaattttgaattcttgaagatcacaatgatagggaaaaataTTGCGTGGTGGGTAAGGCATATTCCACATTTGCGCTGTAGAGCTGAGCATGGAATCTCTGTACGTCATAGTACGAACGAAGTTCGACTCAAGGGTAAAATGATGGTTATTCCTATTAGTTTGAGCACCTAAATTTTCCATCAGAGTATatttcgttaaaataacggtaaaagggTGAGGCCAAATGATGTAACATGTGGAGAGGAAAGATAAAAGTATGCATCTAGCACTTATGTTTTTGTACAATTCCATATCAAGGCGATAAACTGTATAACCCTATGTTTACCAATTTCGACTATAAAAAAACTACCTAAATTAGCTTTCGGGTGTTGTATTTTAAGTTTCTGGTGTACAACCCCAAAAGTTATGTGATCTTTCCACAATATTCGATTGGGGGGTCCAACCATAAATAGTGGTAATGGAGTAGGTCCAATGATACAAAACAACATTGTGGACTAAATTCCATGCCGTTTCTAATTCCCCATTCTAACTAAAATGCTTTGctaagatcaaaatttaataagttcATCATATTTTGTTGCACCTTCAAACAGGAGGGAGACGTGAGTCTGGAACCGAATATAAAAAAACGCAAGGAAGGGACGAACAgatcattcataaaaattagGTAGGTAGTCGGGGACAAAATGGAGCCCTTGATGCGGAAAAGTATTTTGAGTGTGTATTTTAGACTTCACCAGGTTCAGGAAATCAAAGCGTATCCGCAGCAATCAGCACaagcttttgattttaaataaattgaagataATCTTTGTGAACCATGAGcacctaaatatttaattttgtaacctaaacaaattttaaatatgtttcatTTCTATTTCTAATAAATTAATACTTGTTCCTAATAAACGCAAAATATATTAAAGTAATCATTTTGTAGAATGAAAATTAACTTACCTTTTTtagagttaaattttaaagtggcAAATTGCGGTTTATTTACTTTCAAATCTGAAcatgaaaattattcaattctGTTGTATTAAGTGCTTCCAAAACATAGATTTTATGTGTACATAAGGCGTAATACACATTTTCTGTTTACCACACATTAAAGTGCCTTCCACCATAGACGCATCATAATccgattttgatttaaaaaaaattgacaaacttagtcgacattcaatttttcgtgtaaaaataaaatacaatattgcGCTATTGTCCGTTGATTACTAGAGCCTAATGAAGTACAACTCTCAACCCTTCCGGTGTGCTAGTAacgttgtcagggatggaggcgACCTCTAGTTTTTAGACGAATCCAATCAcgtaatttgagaaagcgcttttcaTTACATTAATTATTCTTGGGGGAATTggtaattcctcgcaagaggcagtacccgtgaaaaaaaaaccttagatggcacaggcagagattgaacctaAGGCCTTTAGCATGATCGTTAAACGCACTAATCGTCATGCCACACTTACTACATCTGGTGAAAACATCtattgaaaaaaggaaaaacagaaGGATTGACATAAGACGATGCAATTTGATTAAACAATTTCCAATTATAATcacaaatataataattgtcATAGTAAAATTGTCCAATGTTTCCAATAATATATCGGAATAAAAGTACGAAATTGGCTATCTTGTGATAATATACCTACACtgtcttgtttttaaaaattcataaacctTGGCAGCTACCAAAATGTTGCAGttttttaaaagcaggaatttTACCTTAGTTTTAGCTATTATCCTTAACTGTCACCTTACATTGATAAAATTGGatgattttaaatgtcatttatcaaaaattacaaatccgATTTATCTGACAAGTCTCAAGTAGTTGGTAATTccttaataaaaagaaaaagcaatCAACCTTTCTCATATTTCgcttaattttgattttcgctaaGTTTAAGTGTCATCGTGTCCATAACATTTCTTGTGGTTAAGAAATGTCAACCAAAGAAgacatttcaaagaaaaaaactgtcaaaacgtAGAACAAAAAGGAAAcacgaaataaaaattgattcccCACCACAGAGAAAACCCAAAGTTACTGCAAGCaaattatattaacaaaattatccttttaacacaaatttaatCATTAAATTGCCACTCACTAAAtaagcaaattaaataaaacatggaATACGAAAGCGTGTTAATTGTTAAGCCCGAAGTATTCATCTACAAAATTCCCCCAAGGGCCAGCAACAGAGGATACAGGTGAAAGAAAgatttgatttcttttctttttgtagctttttgtaaaattacgTTGATGattcacagaaataaataaaacttaaatcctTTTgtttaaacgaaaataaaactacataattatgccaaaaataattatagaattattttcgtacatgttttgtttttacttattcCATCTTAAAATCGTTAAGCGAGTTAAAAGAAAGATTCGTTATcaataaaagaatttataacTCAACTCAATTGACTGCCCCTTTTTTGTTGCCAACAATGCACTTTACAGAGCTGCTGACTGGAATCTCGGTGAACCAACGTGGACGGGACGTATGCGTTTGGTGGCCAAGGGCACCACAGTCAATCTTAAATTAGAGGACAAGACGTCTGGTGCGCTGTTTGCCAATTGTCCCATTGATACATATCCTGGTGTTGCTATCGAAGCTGTATCGGACAGCTCGAGATATTTTGTGATTCGGGTGCAAGACGATAATGGTATGCTTGGAAAACAATGGCCTTTTATAAGAGTGTGACTATTTGATTGCAGGATCTTCTACAGGTCGATCGGCATTTCTTGGGCTCGGTTTTGGCGATCGTTCTGATTCGTTTGATCTCAATGTGGCGCTACAGGATCACTTTAAGTGGGTTAAGAACCAGGAGCAAATAGAAAAAGAGAAAACCGAACCCAAGCAGGAGTTGGATCTTGGTTTCAAGGAGGGCGAAAcgattaaaattaatatgagAATAACTGTAACGTACACATTGTGTGTGAAGAAgcttcaaaatttgattgaatttgatttctgttttatagaaaaaagaTGGCTCGGATGGACCATCTCGGACGTCTAAAACGAAAAGCGGTACCGGAATCTTGCCTCCTCCGCCTGGTGGAGTGGGTAAAATCGCTCCACCACCATCCGGAGGTGGTGGCAGCGTTCGACAGAGCCCCGCTGCTTCACCAGCACATAAACCTCAAACTGGCACCGAATGGGGTGATTACGCTTCTGCTGGGTaaggattattattttttcccgTCTTTCGTTTAAgaagacaaaatatttattataaaatttatttttcggaaTCGATATCCAAAAACAATCAATAGAACTTTTGCTGTtactaaaaatttacatttaatgcAAACATATctgctttaaaaacaattgcattcaaattttgcaacaaattggCCGAGAGCCATTTTCTTCACCACAAGTTGAACTCAACTTGGAGATCTTTATTCTCATcttgtgtatttatttttcttcagtgTTTCACGGTttcaacttttgattttcaactcTCGAGTTGGTCAACTTCAGGTTTTCTCAACTTACTTAAAAAGCAGAAGTTAAAAGCACGATCTTGaaagttttttctcaaatttaaatttgtattcctcttttttttgtttctcataAAATAAAAGGCGAAGATAAAGAagaataagaattatttttgatttaaagaaaacaatgtaAAATTTGACGACCATGATTGACCAACACCTTGTCCTTAAAGCGCTTCGTTGCgccgttaattttattttcggcAGTATAACCACATTGGGGAGCATTTGC
This window contains:
- the LOC129946882 gene encoding NECAP-like protein CG9132 isoform X1, which translates into the protein MEYESVLIVKPEVFIYKIPPRASNRGYRAADWNLGEPTWTGRMRLVAKGTTVNLKLEDKTSGALFANCPIDTYPGVAIEAVSDSSRYFVIRVQDDNGSSTGRSAFLGLGFGDRSDSFDLNVALQDHFKWVKNQEQIEKEKTEPKQELDLGFKEGETIKINMRITKKDGSDGPSRTSKTKSGTGILPPPPGGVGKIAPPPSGGGGSVRQSPAASPAHKPQTGTEWGDYASAGANNQAQDQQSSAANANWVQF
- the LOC129946882 gene encoding NECAP-like protein CG9132 isoform X2; this encodes MEYESVLIVKPEVFIYKIPPRASNRGYRAADWNLGEPTWTGRMRLVAKGTTVNLKLEDKTSGALFANCPIDTYPGVAIEAVSDSSRYFVIRVQDDNGRSAFLGLGFGDRSDSFDLNVALQDHFKWVKNQEQIEKEKTEPKQELDLGFKEGETIKINMRITKKDGSDGPSRTSKTKSGTGILPPPPGGVGKIAPPPSGGGGSVRQSPAASPAHKPQTGTEWGDYASAGANNQAQDQQSSAANANWVQF